From the genome of Blautia pseudococcoides, one region includes:
- a CDS encoding ABC transporter permease: protein MKEKILGLPLELYHNKGLILSLSKNDFKTKYAGSYLGIVWAFIQPIVTIMVYWFVFTVGLKAGDMAEYPFVLYLISGIVPWFFFQDALNGGTNALMEYNYLVKKVVFKISILPIVKVFSALFVHVFFVAFALVICSVNGFTPNLYTLQIIYYTGCTFVFALALVYATSAIVVFFRDLTQIINIILQVGVWMTPIMWDLNMLSGHPMLMKAFKLNPMYYIVSGYRDSILGQTGLAAHWKWGIYFWVVTIIIFAFGSVIFKRLKPHFADVL, encoded by the coding sequence ATGAAAGAAAAAATATTAGGGTTACCGCTGGAGCTATATCATAATAAAGGACTTATATTGTCATTGTCTAAAAATGATTTTAAGACAAAATATGCAGGTTCTTATCTGGGCATTGTATGGGCATTCATTCAGCCGATTGTTACGATCATGGTATACTGGTTTGTATTTACCGTTGGACTGAAGGCCGGTGATATGGCGGAATATCCATTTGTTCTTTATCTGATTTCGGGAATTGTTCCCTGGTTCTTTTTCCAGGATGCGCTGAATGGTGGAACTAATGCATTGATGGAGTATAATTATCTGGTTAAGAAAGTGGTTTTCAAAATCAGTATTCTTCCTATTGTGAAGGTGTTTTCAGCTTTATTTGTGCATGTGTTTTTTGTGGCATTTGCGCTTGTTATTTGTTCAGTAAATGGGTTTACACCTAATCTATATACACTGCAGATTATTTATTATACGGGCTGCACATTTGTGTTCGCATTGGCTCTTGTCTATGCTACCAGTGCCATTGTGGTATTTTTCCGGGATTTGACACAGATAATTAATATTATTCTTCAGGTAGGTGTGTGGATGACACCTATTATGTGGGATTTAAATATGCTGAGTGGGCATCCCATGCTGATGAAAGCATTTAAGCTGAACCCCATGTATTATATTGTATCCGGATATAGAGACTCCATATTAGGACAGACCGGACTTGCTGCTCATTGGAAATGGGGAATCTATTTCTGGGTTGTGACGATTATAATATTTGCCTTTGGTTCTGTAATATTCAAACGTCTGAAACCACATTTTGCAGATGTATTGTAA
- a CDS encoding ABC transporter ATP-binding protein, with translation MSDNIIAVEHLSKMYKLYDKPMDRLKESLGLSRKKKYKEHYALQDVSFQVSKGETVGIIGTNGSGKSTILKIITGVLNPTNGSVRVNGRISALLELGAGFNMEYSGLENVYLNGTMIGFSREEIDAKLEDILNFADIGEFIHQPVKTYSSGMFVRLAFAVAINIEPEILIVDEALSVGDVFFQAKCYRKFEEFKKMGRTILFVSHDLGSISKYCDRVVLLNKGNKVAEGRPKEMVDLYKKILVGQDVSVIEEIEEESDKILQEKEMDYEHDIEVWKKYMLINPDLQSYGDGRAEIIDFGIFDEEGKITNTVYKMQYFTLRMKIKFNSKIINPIFAFSLKDLKGTELTGTNTVIEKAETGIVLEGEVAEISFTQKMRLQGGQYLLQLGCTGFEGNDDFVVYHRLYDICCIQVIADKTTVGYFDMDTRVNYAKGAVHE, from the coding sequence ATGTCAGATAATATCATAGCAGTGGAGCATCTTAGTAAGATGTATAAATTATACGACAAACCTATGGACCGGTTGAAAGAGTCACTGGGGTTGTCAAGAAAAAAGAAATATAAAGAGCACTATGCTTTACAGGATGTATCCTTCCAGGTTAGCAAGGGGGAAACGGTTGGAATTATCGGTACAAATGGTTCCGGAAAATCCACTATATTAAAAATTATTACTGGAGTTTTAAATCCTACAAACGGTAGTGTAAGGGTGAATGGCAGGATTTCTGCCCTATTGGAGTTAGGCGCGGGATTCAACATGGAATATTCCGGACTTGAGAATGTTTATTTGAATGGCACGATGATTGGCTTTTCCAGAGAAGAAATTGATGCTAAACTAGAGGATATCCTCAATTTTGCTGATATTGGTGAATTTATTCATCAGCCTGTGAAGACTTATTCCAGCGGTATGTTTGTGAGGCTTGCGTTTGCGGTTGCCATTAATATTGAACCTGAAATCCTCATAGTAGATGAGGCATTATCGGTAGGGGATGTTTTTTTTCAGGCGAAATGCTATAGGAAGTTTGAAGAATTCAAGAAGATGGGACGTACCATCCTGTTTGTAAGCCATGATTTGGGAAGTATCAGCAAATATTGTGACAGAGTGGTTCTTCTTAACAAAGGGAATAAAGTGGCAGAAGGAAGACCGAAAGAGATGGTTGACCTGTATAAAAAGATTCTGGTAGGTCAGGATGTATCTGTCATAGAAGAGATAGAGGAAGAATCTGATAAGATACTGCAGGAAAAGGAAATGGACTATGAGCATGATATTGAAGTATGGAAAAAGTATATGCTTATTAATCCGGATCTGCAGAGCTATGGAGACGGCAGAGCAGAGATTATTGACTTCGGTATCTTTGACGAGGAAGGTAAAATCACCAATACAGTATATAAAATGCAGTATTTTACTCTGCGAATGAAGATAAAATTTAACAGTAAGATTATAAATCCTATTTTTGCTTTCAGCCTCAAGGACTTAAAAGGAACAGAACTGACAGGAACGAATACGGTTATTGAAAAGGCAGAAACCGGGATCGTTCTGGAGGGAGAGGTGGCTGAGATTTCCTTTACCCAGAAAATGAGATTACAGGGTGGGCAATATCTGCTGCAGTTGGGATGTACAGGCTTTGAGGGGAATGATGATTTTGTTGTATACCATCGTTTATATGACATTTGCTGTATTCAGGTGATTGCTGATAAGACAACAGTAGGTTATTTTGATATGGATACCCGGGTAAATTATGCAAAAGGAGCAGTTCATGAATAG
- a CDS encoding D-alanyl-D-alanine carboxypeptidase family protein — translation MIMLKKSCPFLFLLVSLVLSMSMMTVNAAAAVSNGTVYPVESNNIQGWPAGPEVACETAVLMEADNGNILYSKGGDELRYPASITKIMTALLAIENLQLDTQVTFSENSVASEQVAGSSTLHMQVGEVITVEDCLYGLIIQSANEIAIQLAEQVSGSEAAFAELMNQRAAEIGCKSTNFVNASGLPDENHYTTAYDMALICREALKNQTFRTVIQTENYVIPPTNLSAGARELHTHHPLLASESAEYYEGCLGGKSGSTEAAGKTLVTAAERKGITLIAVVMKGADMGPNCQDTTNLLNYGFDNFKKIDLNQGFVLVPSNVRMEELQCEENVQQDGSVLLNYSYSGQPVGSAYKEEEKPQEEMKEKPTAEKGVSESNDENTQQQDKNNRSQSHSLMDALLILLAVLIAVLVILIVLLTKKDRRKNKRRKKKR, via the coding sequence ATGATAATGTTAAAAAAAAGTTGTCCCTTTTTGTTTCTTTTGGTATCGTTAGTATTAAGTATGAGCATGATGACAGTAAATGCAGCCGCAGCAGTAAGCAATGGTACGGTTTATCCGGTTGAATCCAACAACATACAGGGATGGCCTGCAGGACCGGAAGTGGCATGTGAAACGGCAGTATTGATGGAGGCAGATAATGGAAATATCCTCTACAGCAAAGGAGGAGATGAACTTCGTTATCCTGCCAGTATCACGAAAATAATGACAGCATTACTGGCAATTGAAAATCTGCAGCTTGACACACAGGTGACATTTTCAGAAAACAGTGTGGCATCCGAACAGGTAGCCGGCAGCAGTACGCTTCATATGCAGGTCGGAGAAGTGATAACTGTAGAAGATTGTCTGTATGGACTGATCATTCAGTCAGCCAATGAGATCGCGATCCAGCTGGCAGAGCAGGTATCGGGATCAGAAGCAGCTTTTGCAGAGCTTATGAATCAAAGAGCAGCAGAGATAGGCTGCAAAAGCACAAATTTTGTCAATGCCAGCGGGCTGCCGGATGAAAACCATTATACAACAGCTTATGATATGGCGTTGATCTGCAGAGAGGCCTTAAAAAATCAAACGTTTCGCACAGTGATCCAGACAGAAAACTACGTGATTCCGCCTACAAATTTGTCTGCAGGTGCCAGGGAACTGCATACGCACCACCCGCTATTGGCATCAGAATCTGCAGAATACTATGAAGGATGCCTGGGAGGAAAATCCGGCAGTACAGAAGCAGCAGGAAAGACGTTGGTAACGGCGGCAGAAAGGAAAGGGATTACCCTTATTGCTGTGGTAATGAAGGGAGCAGATATGGGTCCTAACTGCCAGGATACCACGAATCTTCTGAACTATGGGTTTGATAATTTTAAAAAGATTGATTTGAATCAGGGGTTTGTATTAGTTCCGTCAAATGTGAGAATGGAAGAGCTTCAGTGTGAAGAAAACGTGCAGCAGGATGGAAGCGTTTTGTTAAACTACAGTTATTCTGGACAGCCTGTGGGAAGTGCATATAAGGAAGAAGAAAAACCACAGGAAGAAATGAAAGAAAAACCAACTGCTGAAAAAGGTGTATCTGAGTCAAATGATGAAAACACACAGCAGCAGGATAAGAACAATAGAAGTCAATCTCATTCTTTAATGGATGCACTTTTAATATTGCTGGCAGTTCTGATCGCAGTGCTTGTAATCCTCATTGTCCTGCTTACAAAAAAAGATAGAAGAAAAAATAAGAGAAGAAAGAAAAAAAGATAA
- the rfbC gene encoding dTDP-4-dehydrorhamnose 3,5-epimerase, translating into MGKITVETCEIDGLKVITPAVFGDERGYFMETYNYNDYKAAGIDMEFVQDNQSSSKKGVLRGLHFQIHYPQDKLVRVVSGEVFDVAVDLRPGSKTFGKWYGVVLSAENKKQFFIPKNFAHGFVVLSEHAEFAYKCTDFYHPNDEGGLKWNDPDIGVEWPIPQGMTEKDLTISEKDHNWSGIKEYMESK; encoded by the coding sequence ATGGGAAAAATAACAGTAGAAACATGTGAGATTGATGGTTTAAAAGTAATTACGCCGGCTGTGTTTGGCGATGAGCGCGGTTATTTTATGGAAACATATAATTACAATGATTACAAAGCTGCAGGCATTGATATGGAATTTGTACAGGACAACCAATCCAGCTCAAAAAAAGGCGTATTAAGAGGTCTTCATTTCCAGATTCATTATCCGCAGGACAAGTTAGTACGTGTTGTAAGCGGGGAAGTATTTGATGTGGCTGTTGATTTGCGTCCGGGATCCAAGACATTTGGAAAATGGTATGGTGTGGTTTTGTCAGCAGAAAATAAAAAACAGTTTTTTATACCTAAAAATTTTGCACATGGTTTTGTGGTTCTTTCCGAACATGCGGAATTTGCATATAAATGTACGGATTTCTACCATCCTAATGATGAGGGCGGATTAAAATGGAATGACCCGGATATTGGAGTTGAATGGCCGATACCTCAGGGAATGACGGAAAAAGATTTGACCATTTCTGAAAAAGATCATAATTGGAGCGGAATTAAAGAGTATATGGAAAGCAAATAA